The nucleotide sequence ACCTGTTTTAAATAACGTAGAAATTATAAATATTCCTATTTTCGAGATTCGTTGTGTGAAATATGATAATGAGATTCTTAATCAAATTGACGGAATTGGATTTACTAGTGTAAATGGCGTTATGTGTTTTAAGGATTTTGATCGTATTCGCCTCAGTAAAATTTACGCTGTAGGTAGATCAACTGCAATGGCAATAATGAATAAGGGGTTTCCTGATGTAAAGGTTCCCACAGAATTTACAGTGAATAGTATGATTCAGTTAATGTTAAATGATGGGTTAAAAAACCCTGTAGTTGTGAGAAGTAAGGTAGGATATGAAAGAGATCGAGAATTGATAAGGAATGTTGTTTTTCTTGTCGACTATGACCTTGAAGTTATTGAGCATAATCTCGAACGTGCAAAATCACTCATTAAAGA is from Sulfolobus acidocaldarius DSM 639 and encodes:
- a CDS encoding uroporphyrinogen-III synthase translates to MKILLLRPENSRIPVLNNVEIINIPIFEIRCVKYDNEILNQIDGIGFTSVNGVMCFKDFDRIRLSKIYAVGRSTAMAIMNKGFPDVKVPTEFTVNSMIQLMLNDGLKNPVVVRSKVGYERDRELIRNVVFLVDYDLEVIEHNLERAKSLIKECRVDIVVVTSSKIASLIKDSISNCIKIVSIGPITSSALEGVNNIYEAKQHDINGVLNIISDLLRDSNG